A single Osmerus mordax isolate fOsmMor3 chromosome 9, fOsmMor3.pri, whole genome shotgun sequence DNA region contains:
- the zc2hc1c gene encoding zinc finger C2HC domain-containing protein 1C, with protein sequence MIGLLTWVKRTPHPHFTTPFPLKKEIILEKLPAVLKKDSGGLYHQSQTGFQEKTFNRRHREIIDINEWQQKNKETFNQNNYCPPRQYSSRWINSNFDPEPDSMLVRKVDGVDRGFPLKPVYHKRSVSAKDEVQRLPVPSVPSLSGGLREYSGRSGKTENRKPQEISYPSFEDYNNGKDYTGSQQLKGERLPDEQRRLAKEIHKKELMIQNKLWMTGEKLKIQRERVASGDDKHRREERYTRRPAEEINEWVQNKVSDEQRRRDVERGGQARMKKEKSLRREKTLEDTEWPREKREEMNKDRRVQKTPVEDWERWEIRDKETNTRPEWNTDRRRRERGVYQEREIHGEWERHRSDRLREREWHEVERDMNHKEIRLEREKKLLWHRWEKEQARAEEERRKLAEEDLDWQRENQWERSRERYVGRDGKRREKDLAPRRKIQENGHQKPAHRGTGSSRSPESSSTSVSNPQSNRPRRDALRLEQTCGDIPLLIACKICQRNFLAERLEKHHQVCEKMQKSNRQVYDSFKHRAKGTELEEFMKTNTRSKTPELKKNNWRVKHAQLLRNMQHAHGGSTQPAPSIQDPDYVTCPHCERRFAPGPAERHVPKCQNIKSRPPPPPRRPPR encoded by the exons ATGATTGGGCTTTTGACTTGGGTGAAGAGAACTCCACATCCTCACTTTACAACCCCTTTTCCCCTTAAAAAAGAAATTATATTGGAAAAACTCCCAGCTGTGTTGAAGAAGGACTCAGGTGGGCTATATCATCAAAGTCAAACTGGATTCCAAGAAAAAACATTTAACAGAAGACATAGAGAGATAATTGATATTAATGAATGGCagcaaaaaaacaaagaaacatTTAATCAAAACAATTATTGTCCTCCAAGGCAATACAGCTCTAGATGGATAAATAGCAACTTTGACCCTGAGCCAGACAGTATGCTTGTAAGGAAAGTGGATGGAGTGGACAGAGGTTTTCCACTAAAACCGGTTTACCACAAACGGTCGGTCAGTGCCAAGGACGAGGTACAAAGATTGCCTGTTCCCAGTGTTCCATCCCTATCGGGAGGTCTCCGAGAATACAGCGGAAGATCTGGAAAAACTGAGAACAGGAAACCTCAAGAGATTTCTTACCCATCATTTGAGGATTATAATAATGGCAAAGATTATACTGGATCCCAACAATTAAAAGGAGAGAGGCTGCCGGACGAGCAACGAAGACTTGCAAAGGAAATTCATAAGAAGGAGCTGATGATACAGAACAAGCTATGGATGACTGGAGAGAAACTAAAGATCCAGAGGGAGAGGGTTGCTTCAGGTGATGACAaacacaggagggaggagagatataCAAGGAGACCAGCAGAAGAAATAAACGAATGGGTTCAAAATAAGGTGTCagatgagcagaggagaagggatGTAGAGCGAGGAGGCCAAGCGAGGATGAAAAAGGAGAAGTCTTTAAGGAGAGAGAAAACCCTGGAGGATACGGAGTGGccgagggagaaaagggaggagatgAACAAGGACAGACGAGTCCAGAAAACCCCTGTGGAGGACTGGGAAAGATGGGAAATAAGGGACAAAGAGACGAATACAAGGCCAGAGTGGaatacagacaggaggaggagggagaggggtgtgtatcaggagagggagatacacggagagtgggagaggcacaggagtgacaggctgagagagcgagagtggcacgaggtggagagagacatgaaccACAAGGAGATaaggttagagagagaaaagaagctgCTTTGGCACAGGTGGGAAAAGGAACAAGCGAgagctgaagaggagagaaggaagttgGCTGAGGAGGACCTCGACTGGCAGAGGGAAAACCAGTGggagagatccagagagaggTATGTGGGGAGGGATGGTAAGAGAAGGGAAAAGGACTTGGCTCCTCGCAGAAAGATCCAGGAGAATGGGCACCAGAAACCTGCCCATAGAGGAACAGGGAGCAGCAGATCTCCAGAGTCGTCCTCCACATCAGTCTCAAATCCTCAGTCAAACAGGCCACGGCGAGATGCTCTTCGCCTGGAACAGACTTGTGGTGATATTCCCCTGCTCATCGCTTGCAAGATTTGCCAGAGAAATTTTCTtgcagagagactggagaaGCACCACCAGGTCTGTGAAAAGATGCAGAAGTCCAACCGCCAAGTCTACGACTCTTTCAAGCACAGAGCCAAAGGGACCGAATTGGAGGAATTTATGAAAACCAACACGAGAAGCAAGACTCCAGAg CTGAAGAAGAACAACTGGAGGGTGAAGCATGCACAGTTGTTGCGTAACATGCAACACGCGCATGGTGGCTCGACACAGCCGGCACCATCTATCCAAGATCCGGACTACGTCACCTGTCCTCACTGTGAGCGGCGGTTCGCTCCGGGACCAGCAGAGCGACATGTCCCCAAATGTCAGAACATCAAGAGtcgccccccaccacctccccggCGCCCCCCACGCTAA